From Triplophysa dalaica isolate WHDGS20190420 chromosome 24, ASM1584641v1, whole genome shotgun sequence:
TTCATTAAACAGATCTCTAAACAGCTTCAGCTACAGAGAACCCGGTGTAGCCGTCCAACACTGGACAATTCTTGTTATTTTCTGTCAAAATAGGCAACACAAGGTCAACAAATACAAACGTCCATCATATAGCTGTTTTGTCACTGAAGCATATACTATTCATAACTATAGTTTTAGTTTGATACAATTACAAACCAAGTTATGATGACATCATTACAGTGTTTATGTTACATATATATCACATAGAATAATATCACTATATATAGGTATTTATCACAATATCAATATTTTCATTGTCAACAACAACTGAACAATACTTgaatttacacaaaacaaatgttcattATTCAACACTCATGTAAATACACTGTAACATAAACACTATAATGAAACGTGaccacatttgtttttaatgttttagaagCCATTGAAAAAATAGAAATGCATTTGCAGAACTCCAAACACtacacaaaacacttcaaaaagtgttttcaatgtgaattattttatacagacttgcaaaacatttgaaatacatATTACTCAACGTCCCTTAACAAATTCTTcgtaaaacaattaaaactgatgttttcattaaatacaatattCACATCCTTCATTCCCACATTTACATATCAGACGAATTTAGATGACAATAAAAACTTGCTcgttgttatttttaatttactaCATAAACTTCTCTAAGCATTTTGTCAGTTTTAAACTGACAACTTTTGTTGGTTTGGTCAAAAAAGCAGCAGGTTGAAACACAGCAGCAAAAACGACAACAGCTGTTTTACGAATGAAATCGGTCTTATCTAGACAGCTCTTGTGCTTTCATTCGTGTCCTGATGTACTTTCTAAGACTCTGATCAGATCTTAAAGAGTCACGTCAAACAAACTTTTGACAGAATGCCACGTACGCCCATGTCGCCAGCTTTGCTCGGTCATACAGTCCCCACAAAAATACAGTCGGTGCTTCACGACAATTTTTTAAACGACACCTCACTGACTTTCCTAAGAAGGAAACAGGACCTTGCAACAGGTGACTGTGACAATTGAAGTTACCGATGAGcataagaatgtttttttcgAAACATTCCTAAAGTGCCATAGTCTCCAAAAGAGCAGtccaacaggaagtgatgtcatttgGAGCCGGTGATGATGGTGGTGACCGTGGACGGGCGTGGATGGTGCTCGGGCGTTCCCTTCCTCGAGGAAGAGTTGGACGCTTGCTGCTCAGCCAAACCTAGACAAAGATAACACCCTCTTCAAGGGCTGTTCGACAACACGAGATATACAACATACAGGACACATCATAGATGGTAAGTAACTCAACACGGTCAACAAAAATCCTGTCGGGTGGCGTCCCACGAGCCTTTTATTCAATTATAACAGATAACAATTGTCATTTGACACATCAGGCTTTCCGTTTGCAGATGGAAAAGTTTGGATCATATGTTTTAGAATAAAAGGAACCTCACTGGTCATTACCAAGACCATTAGTCTCGGCGACAAACAGTAATTTCAACCTCAGACGTTGTATTTTAGTCGGCTGGACCATTAGCTCAGCAGGAAGTCGAGTCCACCCGCTGATTCTCCAGCGACTATGCAAATGAAGCTTACGACTGAAAGCCGCTTAAATAATCGGCTTGTGGGACGTCGGCTTAAATAACAGCGAACGCAAAAAACAAAACGCTGCAGTGATAACTTACAGTCGTTGCGGCTGACTGTGGAAACATCGACAGACTGACTCTTTCCCGGCATGGACGGCTGATTCTGTTTACCATGCTGAGAAGAATCCATACTGCTGCCCAGCTGAAGACGCCTCATGTGTCTGATCACTGCGGTCGCATTAAATGCTTGCTGTAGATAGatgaaagaagagagagagggacaaaTATTAGACTGccactttaaataaatagtttactCAACATCATCCCACATGtatatgactttccttcttgcATGACTATTGACTAGTTGTTGTATGATATGTTTTCACGAGACATGAAAAACCAATGAGATGTAATGTTATTGACATTCTGCCATATTTGATTTTAGAGTTACGAGTTTGTTTTGGGTTCAGTTCCAttagtatataaaatatatattgttttatcatACTTTTATCGTTTTGTTTTATAAGACAAATATTAACCCATTGGAGTCATTTGGATTTTATTAATGATGgatgtgctttttggagcttcaacatATTGAGTCGtgtatatgaatattaataaacgaagatttttttgtttgttagatGAACTAATTAAGAGCATAAACCTTAGTCAGGTTAATATGGTTAATAAGTCATAATAGAATGTAGTCCAATAGTTTTTAAGAAAAAGGCCTAAAAGTGAAACCAAAAACGTCAACAGTATTTTTTCCAGAAAATGGAAAACAGATATCGAAAGCAAATagttcaaaataaacatcaaactggaaaataaatgtgatcacTCACCCTCCATTTAGCTTTTGCAAAGTTTTTCTTCATCTGTCTACTGACTGATTCATGAATGTTCTTGCACAGAGCAGTGTCACCAGCTAtcctgcagaaaaaaagaagatagtCGGTGGTCAGACTACATGCAGTTTCATCTAACATCCATGAGGAGGCAGTCAGATGATACATAACCAAACGCATGAGCTAAAACATGATCATAGTATGACATCTACTGTATGAACAAAGAGCTTTGGGTTGTCTGGTGCTCCAAAACACCTACAAAAATGGGTTTAATGAGTCGGAAGcttgaaaatatttaagataatATAAAAGTTAAGAAAAGGTCTTTGAGTAGATGCTAACACAGTGGTACCACAAATAccaacatccatccatccattttctaccgcttatccgaactacctcgggtcacggggacaAATACCAACAGaacaaatataattaaaaactcAAATAGTTAAAATTGCATCTAGTCGAGGGATGTATATGAGATCTATTGGAAGAGTGTTGTGTAAGCTGTACACATACTTATAAAAAAGcattacttaaagggatagttaaagGGATGGTAACCGAACCACAACAGTTGACTTgcattgggtttgtttccaaacaatagaagtcaatgggtaccaccgttgtttggttaccaacatgcttcaaaatatcttcatttgtattttggagaagaaagaaaatcatccaggtttaaaatgacagcgggtgagtaaatgataaaataatattcattttttgggttgaattatctctttaaataaatgtaatgtgcactccatccagggtgtatcctgccttgatgcccgatgactcctgagataggcacaggctccccgtgacccgaggtagttttgataagcggtagaaaatggaatggaatggaataaatgtaatgtaataggGTCAGCATTGCTTCCCACAGGTGCTTATTGTAGATTCGCCACTTGTTGACTCCTTCAGGTCACACAATTAACACTCAGTACGTGCGCGAACACAATCAGCCGTATTCCTTGTCGCTTACCATGGATGCAGCAGAGCCTCTTCACAAGTGAGCCTCTTTTCTGGATCTTTCTGCATCAGTTTGTTGATGAAGTCCTTAGCtgtgaaacaacacaaaatcagaAAAAGACCTAAATCCGTTACACAAGGGCGCAGTTCTAATTGTGAAAAATTGACACCCTCCCACACTTCCCCAGGCATCAGGGAACAGCTTGTTGTGTGGGTGTtgagttgttattttcaaatgctgCCGAATCGCCGAGAGCCAGATAATGCCTTTCATTGGTGATTTATATCTGGCTGCAAAAGTGGTTTGTTTCGGGGGAAATTAAACGTATTAAAGTCACTCAAGTCGTGACTATCAGTGACAAATAAGTGGAAGTAACCGGAGTCGTGCTGTATAGTGTTTTTCAGTCACAAAACTATCACTGATAGTAATGGCTCCATACAAATGACTATATAGTGCGTATGTGATGATTTAAGATTCGGAGCCATAACACTCGACTCACCTGAATCGGAAATGTCGTCCCAGTATGGCGAATCAAACTCGTATTCGGCTCTAAGGATTTGCTCGAAAAGTTTGGAGTCGTTCTCGTCGTAAAATGGAGGGTAACCGCACAATCTGAAAAAATCCAGTATTATGGTAAATGTTAGTTAACGCCAATGTAATTGTTCAATGTTCATGTAGGAACAACTTtagattctttaaaaatatctaaGTAACTGTTAAAATTAGCATtattaaatgatgttaatgatTAAACtaatgttaaagggacagatcGAAatatctgtcaacatttacacaccctcattAATTTTCCAACaacattcttctgcagaacacaaaagaagatattttgaagaatgtaggtaacagaaaactgttggtccctattgacttgcattggttttgtgtctatacaatagaagtgaacggggaCCGACGCTTcttgcttaccaacattcttcaaaatatcttctcttttgttcttcagaagaaagaaagtcatacaggtttaaaatgacaataagatgtgtaaataatgacagaatttttatttctgggtgacctatccctttatgAAATGCAACTACTTACAGGATATAAGCAATAACTCCAATAGACCAGCAGTCCACAGCTTTGCTGTAAGGCTTCTGTGCTAATACCTCCGGTGCTAAAGATAACAAATTAAGACGAAAGAGATAAGGGCATAAATAacatctacaaataaataaatatactaagaaatttgaatttaattcaaaataaacatttggttATTGTTTACAATGTGTTATGTTTTTCTAAACACATTCATTTGCATGTATTCATTTGTGCTATATTTTTCAGTTTCGgttaaactattcctttaagtcaAGACTGATTCACACTTAATCCAATTTAGTGAGCCATGAGTAAAATAAATGGGGTGACAGCCCTACCCACGTAGCCTGGGGTCCCGCATGCTGTGGACATGATGTCATTGGCAGCGCCCTCCATCTTGGACAGCCCAAAATCACTTATCATAATCTTGGATTCTTCATGCGTGTTAAAATACAGCAGATTTTCAGGCTACAAGGAGACAAAAGAGACGATCAAGGTGAAAAAATAAACGAGAGATGCTAATTTACACTTCTCCTTTCTACTGAAGTGGAAATAAGTGGTCAGCGTTTGTTGACCTTTCAAGTCTTTCGTGCACGCGGTTACTCATCGCGTGGTTGCATTTGCCCTTGAAGAATAACGAAACTGTCTCTGTATATAGATTTCTTTAAGGTGTTATGGGAGTTCGGTGGAGAGGAACTGTCACCTTAAGATCTCTGTGGACGATCCCCAGCAAATGCAGGTAGTTGACCGCATCCAGGACCTGTTTTATTAAAGCGCTTGCGTCTCGCTCGGTGTAGAAGCCTCGTTCTACGATTCGGTCGAACAATTCTCCGCCTGACACACTGAGAGAAAGGAAAATGTGATGTTGTGACCAAAAgataaataaagacaatatgcaaacggtgtgGACTTACAGTTGCATGACGAGATAGAGATGACTGGGGCTTTCATAAATGTCGTCCAGAGCCACAATGTTCTCGTGCTTTATTCTgatagaaaaaatgaaatgatgaaatgCATTAACATACCTGaattttttactgttttgagTGCACAAAATCAAGCTGAAAATCACCATTGCTCTGCATATAACTGCATATAATAATGCATAAAATCTTGAAGTCTGTATTCTATAGATAGGCAATAACACAAGTGCTGATTTATTAACATCATGTGACCACTGTGCAATACAGCATCTCTTCTTTTCTATCATTTCTTGCCTAAACGCCTTTTTACCATGACAACCACAGACCTGTGCTCGGCCTCAACGTGCGGTGAATAGCGAGGTCTGCGGCGGAGGCCGTATGAATCATTCGGACGGCCTTTAAAACACTTCTAACGCT
This genomic window contains:
- the camk1db gene encoding calcium/calmodulin-dependent protein kinase 1Db isoform X1 — protein: MSRGSDESANGTWKKQVDDIRKIFEFKEILGTGAFSEVVRAHEKATGDMCAVKCIPKKALRGKESGIENEIAVLRKIKHENIVALDDIYESPSHLYLVMQLVSGGELFDRIVERGFYTERDASALIKQVLDAVNYLHLLGIVHRDLKPENLLYFNTHEESKIMISDFGLSKMEGAANDIMSTACGTPGYVAPEVLAQKPYSKAVDCWSIGVIAYILLCGYPPFYDENDSKLFEQILRAEYEFDSPYWDDISDSAKDFINKLMQKDPEKRLTCEEALLHPWIAGDTALCKNIHESVSRQMKKNFAKAKWRQAFNATAVIRHMRRLQLGSSMDSSQHGKQNQPSMPGKSQSVDVSTVSRNDCLAEQQASNSSSRKGTPEHHPRPSTVTTIITGSK
- the camk1db gene encoding calcium/calmodulin-dependent protein kinase 1Db isoform X2; amino-acid sequence: MSRGSDESANGTWKKQVDDIRKIFEFKEILGTGAFSEVVRAHEKATGDMCAVKCIPKKALRGKESGIENEIAVLRKIKHENIVALDDIYESPSHLYLVMQLVSGGELFDRIVERGFYTERDASALIKQVLDAVNYLHLLGIVHRDLKPENLLYFNTHEESKIMISDFGLSKMEGAANDIMSTACGTPGYVAPEVLAQKPYSKAVDCWSIGVIAYILLCGYPPFYDENDSKLFEQILRAEYEFDSPYWDDISDSAKDFINKLMQKDPEKRLTCEEALLHPWIAGDTALCKNIHESVSRQMKKNFAKAKWRQAFNATAVIRHMRRLQLGSSMDSSQHGKQNQPSMPGKSQSVDVSTVSRNDSLEEGVIFV